From a region of the Oceanithermus desulfurans genome:
- the glmM gene encoding phosphoglucosamine mutase, translating into MKRRYFGTDGIRGEAGREPLTPEFVLRLGKAAGRYLSQRAERPVVLIGKDTRESGDLLEAALAAGLLSQGVAVEHLGILPTPGVAFLTAELGADASVVISASHNPYQDNGIKFFGPGGTKLSDEAEAAIEELLEAELDTTRIATVRNHQEAERIYMDRLVRIGPRLDGLRVAMDTANGATYRVAPRVFQRLGAEVFAVFTTPDGRNINKGCGSTHPETLARIVREGGFDLGVAFDGDGDRVVLIDRKGREASGDHLLFINAVVREEPLVVGTIMSNLGLERALGERGIAFERTPVGDRYVYEALLRRGGRLGGEQSGHVLFLEHLPTGDGIQTALLTLAAVRDSGRPLEAWVDALPMYPQTLVNVPVSDKHRVMEHPELADWIARAEAMLGGGRINVRPSGTEPLVRIMAEGPEERAVHEAAAWLRERIEAAVE; encoded by the coding sequence ATGAAGCGACGCTACTTCGGTACCGACGGCATTCGCGGCGAGGCGGGGCGCGAGCCCCTCACCCCCGAGTTCGTGCTGCGCCTGGGCAAGGCCGCGGGACGCTACCTGAGCCAGCGGGCCGAACGCCCGGTGGTGCTGATCGGCAAGGACACCCGCGAGTCGGGCGACCTGCTGGAAGCGGCGCTGGCCGCGGGCCTCTTGAGCCAGGGCGTGGCCGTCGAACACCTGGGCATCCTGCCCACCCCCGGGGTGGCCTTTCTGACCGCGGAGCTGGGAGCCGACGCCAGCGTGGTCATTTCGGCGAGCCACAACCCCTACCAAGACAACGGCATCAAGTTCTTCGGTCCCGGCGGCACCAAGCTCTCCGACGAGGCCGAAGCCGCGATCGAGGAGCTTCTGGAAGCCGAGCTGGACACCACCCGCATCGCTACGGTGCGCAACCACCAGGAGGCCGAACGCATTTACATGGACCGGCTCGTGCGCATCGGGCCCCGGCTCGACGGCCTGCGCGTGGCCATGGACACCGCCAACGGCGCCACCTACCGGGTGGCCCCGCGCGTCTTCCAGCGGCTGGGGGCCGAGGTCTTCGCCGTCTTCACGACGCCCGACGGCCGCAACATCAACAAGGGCTGCGGCTCCACCCACCCCGAGACCCTGGCGCGGATCGTGCGCGAAGGCGGCTTCGACCTCGGCGTCGCCTTCGACGGCGACGGCGACCGGGTGGTGCTGATCGACCGCAAGGGGCGCGAGGCCAGCGGCGACCACCTCCTCTTCATCAACGCCGTGGTCCGCGAGGAACCCCTCGTGGTGGGCACGATCATGAGCAACCTGGGGCTCGAGCGCGCCCTGGGGGAGCGGGGCATCGCCTTCGAGCGCACCCCCGTGGGCGACCGCTACGTCTACGAGGCGCTCTTGAGGCGGGGCGGCCGCCTCGGGGGCGAGCAGAGCGGGCACGTCCTCTTCCTCGAGCACCTGCCCACCGGCGACGGCATCCAGACCGCCCTCCTCACCCTGGCCGCCGTACGGGATTCGGGCCGGCCGCTCGAGGCCTGGGTGGACGCGCTGCCCATGTACCCGCAGACCCTGGTCAACGTTCCCGTCAGCGACAAGCACCGGGTGATGGAGCACCCCGAGCTGGCCGACTGGATCGCGCGCGCGGAGGCGATGCTCGGCGGCGGGCGGATCAACGTGCGCCCTTCCGGGACCGAGCCGCTGGTGCGCATTATGGCGGAGGGCCCCGAAGAGCGCGCGGTCCACGAGGCGGCGGCCTGGCTCCGGGAGCGCATCGAGGCCGCGGTAGAATGA
- the rbfA gene encoding 30S ribosome-binding factor RbfA → MSHKTLSRLEHHVARALSAIIHDMKDPRLPIVVTVERVRLSPDLSQARVLVSAIERSEETAELLNHAHRYLQEELAHTMELRRIPRLRFFAGPGEVL, encoded by the coding sequence ATGAGCCACAAGACCCTGAGCCGTCTGGAGCACCACGTGGCTCGGGCGCTCAGCGCGATCATCCACGACATGAAGGACCCCCGCCTGCCCATCGTGGTGACGGTGGAGCGGGTGCGCCTCAGCCCCGACCTTTCCCAGGCCCGGGTGCTGGTGAGTGCGATCGAGCGGTCCGAGGAGACGGCAGAGCTGCTCAACCACGCCCACCGCTACCTGCAGGAAGAGCTCGCCCACACGATGGAGCTGCGCCGCATCCCCCGCCTGCGCTTCTTCGCAGGGCCCGGGGAGGTGCTCTAG
- a CDS encoding acyl-CoA thioesterase gives MKSTSRFPVRYAETDQMGVVHHAAYVPWLEQGRVDWLAELGVSYAELERSGVFFPVVGLELAYRRALRFGDAVVVETRLTELASRRLVFAYRVFREGDAVPAASGRSVHVPQDADGRVRRLPEELAAKLQAAAERET, from the coding sequence GTGAAGAGCACCAGCCGCTTTCCGGTTCGCTACGCCGAAACCGACCAGATGGGGGTGGTCCACCACGCCGCCTACGTGCCCTGGCTCGAGCAGGGGCGGGTCGACTGGCTGGCCGAGCTCGGGGTTTCCTACGCCGAGCTGGAGCGCTCCGGCGTCTTCTTTCCGGTGGTGGGGCTGGAGCTCGCCTACCGCAGGGCCCTGCGCTTCGGCGACGCGGTGGTGGTCGAGACCAGGCTTACGGAGCTCGCCAGCCGCAGGCTCGTCTTCGCCTACCGCGTCTTCCGCGAGGGCGACGCCGTCCCGGCGGCCAGCGGCCGGAGCGTGCACGTCCCCCAGGACGCCGACGGCCGCGTCCGCCGCCTTCCCGAGGAGCTGGCGGCCAAGCTGCAGGCGGCCGCGGAACGCGAAACTTGA
- a CDS encoding aspartate aminotransferase family protein has protein sequence MNAFELYERHVNPGLAGLLRFTGLDVVEDHAEGMYVWDTQGKRYLDFLGLYGTLNLGHRHPRVVEAVKQQLDRMPMSVRVMISEPTARLAARLAEITPGDLSMTFFGNSGTEAVEAAFKLARMHTGKPEIITTEKGFHGKTMGALSLTPKPEYQEPVAPLVPGVKVVPFGDAEAVAAAIGPETAAVIVEPVQGEGGINLPPEGYLRELRQITRERGVLLIFDEVQTGMGRTGKLWASEWEDVAPDLLTSAKALGGGVMPIGAAIGRPELFEPFLENPLVHSSTFGGNPLAAAAALAAIEVTLEEDLPARALAMGERLMQGLRELADRYPELIAEVRGRGLLVGLEFTDADIGAIAISELAARGVLTAFGLNNPKVVRLEPPLIVEEVHIQEALEALDHSLKATLEMLSGVL, from the coding sequence ATGAACGCCTTCGAACTCTACGAACGACACGTCAACCCCGGTCTCGCCGGCCTGCTGCGCTTCACCGGCCTCGACGTTGTCGAGGACCACGCCGAGGGCATGTACGTCTGGGACACCCAGGGCAAGCGTTACCTCGATTTCCTAGGGCTTTACGGCACCCTCAACCTGGGTCACCGCCATCCGCGCGTCGTCGAGGCCGTAAAGCAGCAACTCGACCGCATGCCGATGTCGGTGCGGGTGATGATCTCCGAGCCGACCGCGCGCCTGGCGGCGCGCCTGGCGGAGATCACCCCGGGCGACCTCTCCATGACCTTCTTCGGCAACTCGGGCACCGAGGCCGTAGAGGCCGCGTTCAAGCTGGCGCGCATGCACACCGGCAAGCCCGAGATCATCACCACCGAGAAGGGCTTCCACGGCAAGACGATGGGCGCCCTCTCGCTGACGCCCAAGCCCGAGTACCAGGAGCCGGTGGCGCCGCTGGTGCCCGGGGTGAAGGTCGTGCCCTTCGGCGACGCCGAGGCTGTGGCCGCGGCCATCGGCCCCGAGACGGCCGCGGTGATCGTCGAGCCCGTCCAGGGCGAGGGCGGCATCAACCTGCCGCCCGAAGGCTACCTGCGCGAGCTGCGCCAGATCACCCGGGAGCGCGGCGTGCTGCTGATCTTCGACGAGGTGCAGACGGGCATGGGCCGCACCGGCAAGCTGTGGGCCAGCGAGTGGGAAGACGTCGCGCCGGATCTGCTCACCAGCGCCAAGGCGCTGGGGGGCGGCGTGATGCCGATCGGCGCCGCGATCGGGCGTCCCGAGCTGTTCGAGCCCTTCCTGGAGAACCCGCTGGTGCACTCGTCCACCTTCGGCGGTAACCCCCTGGCCGCGGCCGCGGCGCTCGCGGCCATCGAGGTCACCCTCGAGGAGGATCTGCCCGCCCGCGCGCTGGCGATGGGCGAGCGGCTGATGCAGGGTCTGCGCGAGCTGGCGGACCGCTATCCCGAGCTGATCGCCGAGGTGCGGGGCCGGGGGCTGCTCGTCGGCCTCGAGTTCACCGACGCCGACATCGGCGCGATCGCCATCAGCGAACTGGCCGCTCGCGGCGTGCTCACCGCCTTCGGGCTCAACAACCCCAAGGTGGTGCGGCTGGAACCGCCGCTGATCGTCGAGGAAGTGCACATCCAAGAGGCCCTCGAGGCCCTGGACCACAGCCTCAAGGCCACGCTGGAGATGCTCTCCGGCGTGCTCTGA
- the rnr gene encoding ribonuclease R: MTKEQVYEYIKANPKKPFHLREVARGLGLSKDKAKHALEELVAEGKLIRTRRKTYGLPEKMNLVVGKLQIHTGGFGFVLVEDGEDLFIPPGRLAGAWPLDKVVARILPTRPGGKTSGEVIRILERAKQKLVGTLEFARGYAILRPDDKRYPERLLLSPEGLEDLREGARIAVAVHYPEDTGEKEPFGVLHEYLGQGETPETETRAVIQNFDLRENFPPEALAEAERIPRKIPAPTLKAREDFRSLPVFTIDGADAKDFDDAVHLERLQEGGYRVGIHIADVAHYVREGSALDREAYERATSVYLPGRVLPMLPEKISNGVCSLVPGEDRLTMSVVATLDEKGEVRDYRIVQGVIRSKARLTYGQVEDLLSGGRLPEEARFLEDDVRELYRLTRHLKAGRLAAGALDFDTREVKVDFDEGGNLHLIPIREGEARSLIEELMLLANRLVARHLDERGIPTLYRVHEDPVADRYKTLVEALNRMGYHLPATDPDPAAMQRVLEAARGKPEGPAVSMLVLRSMSLARYAHENLGHFGLAFEDYLHFTSPIRRYPDLVVHRVLKELIKGKGKVGPKKKSAWAEKFPRVAEHASERERAAEKAERDLTKYFQVKWAEAQVGRTFTGIVSGVTNFGLFVAIENGVEGLLPLSDLSDDYYEFVPEGLELVGRSTGKRWRLGDAIKVRIERATPALRQIDLAIEEEKMSTSEKKPTKKKARSPRPAEGKKSEKAPRVLAGPPQEKARNDRPPRLTAQKVYFGEWIGEAEGEEKPRGKTRGRRKK; this comes from the coding sequence ATGACCAAAGAACAAGTCTACGAGTACATCAAAGCCAACCCCAAGAAGCCCTTCCACCTGCGTGAGGTGGCCCGGGGCCTGGGCCTGTCCAAGGACAAGGCCAAGCACGCCCTCGAGGAGCTCGTCGCCGAGGGCAAGCTGATCCGCACCCGACGCAAGACCTACGGCCTGCCCGAGAAGATGAACCTGGTCGTGGGCAAGCTCCAGATCCACACCGGCGGCTTCGGCTTCGTCCTCGTCGAGGACGGCGAGGACCTGTTCATCCCCCCGGGCAGACTCGCCGGCGCCTGGCCGCTGGACAAGGTGGTGGCGCGCATCCTGCCCACCCGCCCCGGCGGCAAGACCTCGGGCGAGGTGATCCGCATTCTCGAGCGCGCCAAGCAGAAGCTGGTGGGGACGCTCGAGTTCGCCCGCGGTTACGCCATCCTGCGCCCGGACGACAAGCGCTACCCCGAGCGGCTGCTGCTCAGCCCCGAAGGGCTCGAGGACCTGCGCGAGGGCGCCCGCATCGCCGTCGCTGTGCACTACCCCGAGGACACCGGCGAAAAGGAGCCCTTCGGGGTGCTGCACGAGTACCTGGGCCAGGGAGAGACCCCCGAGACGGAGACCCGCGCGGTCATCCAGAACTTCGACCTGCGGGAGAACTTCCCGCCCGAGGCGCTGGCCGAGGCCGAGCGCATCCCCCGCAAGATCCCCGCGCCAACCCTGAAGGCCCGCGAAGACTTCCGCAGCCTCCCCGTCTTCACCATCGACGGCGCCGACGCCAAGGACTTCGACGACGCCGTCCACCTCGAGCGCCTGCAGGAGGGCGGCTACCGCGTCGGCATCCACATCGCCGACGTGGCCCACTACGTGCGCGAGGGCAGCGCCCTCGACCGCGAGGCCTACGAGCGCGCGACCAGCGTCTACCTGCCCGGCCGGGTGCTGCCGATGCTGCCCGAGAAGATCTCGAACGGGGTCTGCTCGCTGGTGCCCGGCGAGGACCGCCTGACGATGTCCGTCGTGGCCACCCTGGACGAGAAGGGCGAGGTACGGGACTACCGCATCGTCCAGGGGGTGATCCGATCCAAGGCCCGGCTCACCTACGGCCAGGTCGAAGACCTGCTCTCCGGCGGGCGGCTGCCCGAGGAGGCCCGCTTCCTCGAGGACGACGTTCGCGAGCTCTACCGCCTGACGCGTCACCTCAAAGCGGGTCGCCTGGCCGCGGGAGCGCTCGACTTCGACACCCGCGAGGTCAAGGTCGACTTCGACGAAGGCGGCAACCTGCACCTGATCCCCATCCGCGAGGGCGAGGCGCGCAGCCTCATCGAGGAGCTGATGCTGCTGGCCAACCGCCTGGTGGCCCGCCACCTCGACGAGCGGGGCATTCCTACCCTCTACCGGGTGCACGAGGATCCGGTCGCCGACCGCTATAAGACCCTGGTCGAAGCCCTGAACCGCATGGGTTACCACCTGCCCGCCACGGACCCCGACCCCGCGGCCATGCAGCGGGTGCTCGAGGCGGCGCGCGGCAAACCCGAGGGCCCGGCGGTCTCCATGCTGGTGCTGCGCAGCATGAGCCTGGCCCGCTACGCCCACGAGAACCTGGGCCATTTCGGCCTCGCCTTCGAGGATTACCTGCACTTCACCAGCCCCATCCGTCGCTACCCCGACCTGGTGGTGCACCGGGTGCTCAAGGAGCTGATCAAGGGCAAGGGCAAGGTCGGGCCCAAGAAGAAGTCCGCCTGGGCCGAGAAGTTCCCCCGCGTGGCCGAGCACGCATCCGAGCGGGAGCGGGCCGCCGAGAAGGCGGAGCGCGACCTCACCAAGTACTTCCAGGTGAAGTGGGCCGAGGCCCAGGTCGGCCGGACCTTCACCGGGATCGTGAGCGGGGTGACCAACTTCGGCCTCTTCGTCGCCATCGAGAACGGCGTCGAGGGGCTGCTGCCGCTCAGCGACCTCAGCGACGACTACTACGAGTTCGTCCCCGAGGGGCTCGAGCTCGTCGGCCGCAGCACCGGTAAGCGCTGGCGTCTGGGGGACGCCATCAAGGTGCGCATCGAACGCGCCACCCCCGCACTCAGGCAGATCGATCTCGCGATCGAGGAGGAGAAGATGTCCACAAGCGAGAAGAAACCGACGAAGAAAAAGGCCCGCAGCCCGCGTCCTGCGGAAGGCAAGAAGAGCGAAAAGGCGCCGCGCGTGCTGGCGGGTCCGCCCCAGGAGAAGGCGCGCAACGACCGCCCGCCGCGGCTCACCGCTCAGAAGGTCTACTTCGGCGAGTGGATCGGCGAGGCCGAAGGCGAGGAAAAGCCGCGCGGCAAGACCCGCGGACGCCGCAAGAAATAG
- a CDS encoding 2-oxoacid:acceptor oxidoreductase family protein produces the protein MENVKYPGIPTTGDGSEAAVWVETHISQAGIAYPITPATNMGYGYQVAVANGRTNLWGDELGFLEPESEHSAGSAAEGFALAGGRVASFTASQGLVLQKEVLHVISGKRLPAVFHIGARALTSQALNIHAGHDDVYAVADTGWGILFAANAQEVADLALIARRAAEDSHTPFMVVQDGFLNTHTVENFNLPEPELMKQFVGDPKAKLHNYFDPDNPVLTGAVENQDAYMKGRIAQRAFYMQVVPALENAFREFEALTGRHYDFAVPYRLEDAEYAIVGMGTMMMTAEAVVDALREQGMKVGLLKVTSFRPFPGARVVELLQHLKGFAVLERTDEPLAAANPLTREIKTAFADAWDGYPGFPKIERLPKIYSGAAGLGGRDIRPADLKTVFEHLAAEDPRRFFVLNIKHPLALEAREVFDVTAKGTFRMRGYSVGGFGSVTTNKVIASTTADLFGLYVQAFPKYGSEKKGLPTNYYLTVAEEPVRVRSELRDVEMIAINDPNALHYTNPFSGLAKGGVVWLQSSEADPRDVWAQVPAWARKVIRENGYRLYAIDTVAIARDVSSRPDLVMRMQGIVLLGVYLRVAPFVERLSLSEDQLWERVEKIIRKYFGKRGEQVVKDNMTAIQRGYREIIEVPAEVIATEPEEVGA, from the coding sequence ATGGAAAACGTCAAGTACCCGGGAATTCCCACCACCGGCGACGGGTCCGAGGCCGCCGTGTGGGTGGAGACGCACATCTCCCAGGCGGGGATTGCCTACCCGATCACACCCGCTACCAACATGGGGTACGGCTACCAGGTCGCGGTGGCCAACGGACGCACCAACCTATGGGGCGACGAGCTAGGTTTTCTGGAGCCCGAGTCGGAGCATTCCGCCGGATCCGCGGCCGAAGGCTTCGCCCTCGCGGGCGGTCGCGTGGCTTCGTTCACCGCCTCTCAGGGGCTGGTACTGCAAAAAGAGGTTCTGCACGTGATCTCGGGCAAGCGCCTGCCGGCCGTCTTTCACATCGGCGCGCGCGCCCTCACCAGCCAGGCGCTTAACATCCACGCCGGGCACGACGACGTCTACGCGGTGGCCGACACCGGATGGGGCATCCTCTTCGCCGCCAACGCCCAGGAGGTGGCCGACCTGGCGCTGATCGCCCGCCGCGCCGCCGAGGACAGCCACACCCCGTTCATGGTCGTTCAAGACGGCTTCCTCAACACCCACACGGTCGAGAACTTCAACCTCCCCGAGCCCGAGCTGATGAAGCAGTTCGTGGGCGACCCCAAGGCGAAGCTGCACAACTACTTCGACCCCGACAACCCGGTGCTCACCGGCGCGGTGGAAAACCAGGACGCCTACATGAAGGGGCGCATCGCCCAGCGCGCGTTTTACATGCAGGTCGTCCCCGCCCTGGAAAACGCCTTCCGCGAGTTCGAGGCCCTCACCGGCCGTCACTACGACTTCGCGGTGCCCTACCGCCTCGAGGACGCCGAGTACGCCATCGTGGGCATGGGCACGATGATGATGACCGCGGAGGCCGTCGTCGACGCGTTGCGGGAGCAGGGCATGAAGGTGGGCCTCCTCAAGGTCACCTCCTTCCGCCCCTTCCCGGGGGCGCGGGTCGTCGAGCTGCTGCAGCACCTGAAGGGCTTCGCGGTGCTCGAGCGCACGGACGAACCGCTGGCCGCGGCCAACCCCCTCACCCGCGAGATCAAGACCGCCTTCGCCGACGCCTGGGACGGCTACCCCGGCTTCCCCAAGATCGAGCGTCTGCCCAAGATCTACTCGGGTGCCGCCGGCCTCGGGGGACGCGACATCCGCCCGGCCGACCTCAAGACCGTCTTCGAGCACCTGGCCGCCGAAGACCCCCGGCGCTTCTTCGTCCTCAACATCAAGCACCCGCTGGCGCTCGAGGCCCGGGAGGTCTTCGACGTCACCGCCAAGGGCACCTTCCGCATGCGCGGCTACTCGGTGGGCGGCTTCGGCTCGGTGACGACGAACAAGGTCATCGCCTCCACCACCGCCGACCTCTTCGGTCTCTACGTGCAGGCCTTCCCCAAGTACGGCTCCGAGAAGAAGGGGCTGCCGACGAACTACTACCTCACCGTCGCCGAGGAGCCCGTGCGCGTGCGCAGCGAGCTGCGCGACGTCGAGATGATCGCCATCAACGACCCCAACGCGCTGCACTACACCAACCCCTTCTCGGGGCTGGCCAAGGGCGGCGTCGTCTGGCTGCAGTCGTCCGAGGCCGATCCCCGCGACGTCTGGGCGCAGGTGCCGGCGTGGGCGCGCAAGGTGATCCGCGAGAACGGCTACCGCCTCTACGCGATCGACACGGTCGCGATCGCGCGCGACGTCTCCTCGCGCCCTGATCTGGTGATGCGCATGCAGGGCATCGTGCTGCTCGGCGTCTACCTGCGGGTGGCCCCCTTCGTGGAGCGCCTCAGCCTCAGCGAGGACCAGCTCTGGGAACGGGTCGAGAAGATCATCCGCAAGTACTTTGGCAAGCGGGGTGAACAGGTCGTCAAGGACAACATGACCGCGATCCAGCGCGGCTACCGCGAGATCATCGAGGTACCCGCCGAGGTGATCGCCACCGAGCCCGAGGAGGTGGGGGCATGA
- a CDS encoding thiamine pyrophosphate-dependent enzyme, whose amino-acid sequence MKDKKIVMGELELELELLPEPEPLDIPKFNQDFRSVVEAYNEGSADLEMPADERLARSHIAPGTGSYRDFSYIAPDIPHYIASNCTACMECVTECPDTAILAKVLPENLVEEELAKIEDPETRERMRAHFAKTKKFYDLPQKKGKEAGLFSIFVDPTKCKGCAECVAVCDDDALEMVRKEGEMVPHYKEEFDFFKSLPDTPMEYINERTPIDLMLTDKTHLYVGGAGSCAGCGEATALRMLAAANAFAYDDQWGIVAATGCNTVYSSTYPYNPFLVPWTNSLFENAATDAMGIRMRWDQMGWQDKKLWVVGGDGAMFDIGFQALSRMLASGMDINVIILDTQVYSNTGGQASTSTYMGQETKMSAFGKKLKGKTEHRKEIAEILMMHPDVFVAQTTAAHFNHFYKAVFAANEYEGPSVLVVYTTCQPEHGVADDASARQARLAVDSRTFPVFVHDPRKGQHLSERLDLRMNPAIYDDWYTDPKTGQPLTFIDFARSEQRFAKHFDKDGNPSEVLLAVQEERLKNWRRLQELAGILDKKKQKAAGD is encoded by the coding sequence ATGAAGGACAAGAAGATCGTGATGGGCGAGCTCGAGCTCGAACTGGAGCTGCTACCCGAGCCCGAGCCGCTGGACATCCCCAAGTTCAACCAGGACTTCAGGTCCGTCGTCGAGGCCTACAACGAGGGAAGCGCCGACCTGGAGATGCCGGCCGACGAGCGGCTGGCCCGCTCCCACATCGCCCCGGGTACCGGCTCGTACCGCGACTTTTCCTACATTGCGCCCGACATTCCCCACTACATCGCTTCCAACTGCACCGCCTGCATGGAGTGCGTGACCGAGTGCCCCGACACCGCCATCCTGGCCAAGGTGCTCCCCGAGAACCTCGTCGAGGAGGAGCTCGCCAAGATCGAGGACCCCGAGACCCGCGAGCGCATGCGCGCCCACTTCGCTAAGACCAAGAAGTTCTACGATCTGCCGCAGAAGAAGGGCAAGGAGGCGGGCCTCTTCTCGATCTTCGTCGACCCCACCAAGTGTAAGGGCTGCGCCGAGTGCGTGGCCGTCTGCGACGACGACGCCCTCGAGATGGTGCGCAAGGAAGGGGAGATGGTTCCCCACTACAAGGAGGAGTTCGACTTCTTCAAAAGCCTCCCCGACACCCCGATGGAGTACATCAACGAGCGCACCCCCATCGACCTGATGCTCACCGACAAGACCCACCTCTACGTGGGCGGCGCGGGGAGCTGCGCGGGATGCGGCGAGGCCACGGCGCTGCGCATGCTGGCGGCGGCCAACGCCTTCGCCTACGACGACCAGTGGGGCATCGTCGCGGCCACCGGCTGCAACACCGTCTACAGCTCGACCTACCCCTACAACCCCTTCCTGGTGCCCTGGACGAACTCGCTCTTCGAGAACGCCGCCACCGACGCGATGGGCATCCGCATGCGCTGGGACCAGATGGGCTGGCAGGACAAGAAGCTCTGGGTCGTCGGCGGCGACGGCGCGATGTTCGACATCGGCTTCCAGGCCCTCAGCCGCATGCTCGCCTCGGGGATGGACATCAACGTCATCATCCTCGACACCCAGGTCTACTCCAACACCGGCGGGCAGGCCTCGACGAGCACCTACATGGGTCAGGAGACCAAGATGTCGGCCTTTGGCAAGAAGCTGAAGGGCAAGACCGAGCACCGCAAGGAGATCGCCGAGATCCTGATGATGCACCCCGACGTCTTCGTGGCGCAGACGACCGCGGCCCACTTCAACCACTTCTACAAGGCGGTCTTCGCGGCCAACGAGTACGAGGGGCCCTCGGTGCTCGTCGTCTACACCACCTGCCAGCCGGAACACGGCGTGGCCGACGACGCCTCGGCGCGGCAGGCGCGCCTGGCCGTGGATAGCCGCACCTTCCCGGTCTTCGTCCACGACCCGCGCAAGGGCCAGCACCTGAGCGAACGCCTCGACCTGCGCATGAACCCGGCGATCTACGACGATTGGTACACCGACCCCAAGACCGGTCAGCCGCTTACCTTCATCGACTTCGCCCGCAGCGAGCAACGCTTCGCCAAGCACTTCGACAAGGACGGCAACCCCAGCGAGGTGCTGCTCGCGGTCCAGGAAGAGCGGCTCAAGAACTGGCGCCGGCTGCAGGAGCTGGCGGGCATCCTCGACAAGAAGAAGCAGAAGGCCGCGGGCGACTAG
- a CDS encoding methylenetetrahydrofolate reductase codes for MRLTDKLGHGFVLTAEVDPPRGADPAPTLKQALILRGYVDAVNVSDAPMANLRMNSIMLAHLIQHHTGVEVIPHLTARDRNRLALQADLLGAWALGVKNVLVLGGDPPERGDHPEARPVYEFGAVGLVETIARLNRGENLSGGSLEGAPDLTPGVAVNPGAADLAAEAEKFWAKVEAGARFAQSQPVFCPETAATFLDALGGRSPVPILWGVLPLRSLKMARNVGRWTRVPEALVADLEREGRAAGMRAAQHVLRELHAAGMDGAHLYPLGRVELLKEMLKPLGARLG; via the coding sequence ATGCGCCTGACCGACAAACTTGGCCACGGTTTCGTGCTCACCGCCGAGGTGGACCCTCCGCGCGGCGCTGATCCCGCCCCGACCCTCAAACAAGCCCTGATCCTGCGCGGCTACGTGGACGCCGTCAACGTCTCCGACGCCCCCATGGCCAACCTGCGGATGAACAGCATCATGCTGGCGCACCTGATCCAGCACCACACGGGGGTGGAGGTGATCCCCCACCTGACCGCGCGCGACCGCAACCGGCTGGCGCTGCAGGCCGACCTGCTGGGGGCCTGGGCGCTGGGGGTGAAGAACGTCCTGGTGCTGGGGGGCGACCCCCCGGAGCGCGGCGATCACCCCGAGGCCCGCCCCGTCTACGAGTTCGGTGCCGTGGGGCTGGTCGAGACGATCGCCCGCCTCAACCGCGGCGAAAACCTCAGCGGCGGCAGCCTCGAAGGCGCTCCCGATCTGACCCCGGGGGTGGCCGTCAACCCGGGAGCGGCCGACCTGGCGGCCGAAGCCGAGAAGTTCTGGGCCAAGGTGGAGGCCGGGGCCCGTTTCGCCCAGTCCCAGCCCGTCTTCTGCCCGGAGACCGCCGCCACCTTCCTCGACGCTCTGGGGGGAAGGAGCCCCGTGCCCATCCTCTGGGGGGTGCTGCCGCTGCGCTCACTCAAGATGGCCCGCAACGTCGGCCGCTGGACGCGGGTCCCCGAGGCGCTGGTGGCCGACCTGGAGCGGGAAGGCCGCGCCGCGGGCATGCGCGCGGCGCAGCACGTCCTGCGCGAGCTGCACGCCGCCGGCATGGACGGGGCCCACCTCTACCCGCTGGGCCGGGTGGAGCTGCTCAAGGAGATGCTGAAACCCCTCGGGGCCCGGCTCGGCTGA
- the dtd gene encoding D-aminoacyl-tRNA deacylase — translation MRALIQRVSQASVTVADEVVGEIAGGLLILFAAGRRDTAEDLDYLVRKVVNLRIFADEAGKMNRSLLDTGGEALVVSQFTLYADTRKGHRPSFTAAADPDEGRRWYERFVEALLRQGVHVETGEFGAHMRVALVNDGPVTIWLDSEDRKRSRRG, via the coding sequence ATGCGGGCGTTGATCCAGCGCGTTTCCCAGGCCAGCGTAACCGTCGCGGACGAGGTCGTCGGGGAGATCGCCGGCGGCCTTCTGATTCTGTTCGCCGCCGGCCGCCGCGACACCGCCGAAGACCTCGACTACCTGGTGCGCAAGGTGGTGAACCTGCGCATCTTCGCCGACGAAGCGGGCAAGATGAACCGGAGCCTCCTCGACACCGGCGGCGAGGCCCTGGTCGTCAGCCAGTTCACCCTCTACGCCGACACCCGTAAGGGCCACCGCCCTTCCTTCACCGCCGCCGCCGACCCCGACGAGGGACGACGCTGGTACGAGCGGTTCGTCGAAGCGCTATTGCGGCAGGGGGTCCACGTCGAGACCGGCGAGTTCGGCGCCCACATGCGGGTGGCCCTGGTCAACGACGGCCCCGTCACCATCTGGCTCGACAGCGAGGACCGCAAGCGCAGCCGCCGCGGCTAG